The Rhinolophus ferrumequinum isolate MPI-CBG mRhiFer1 chromosome 4, mRhiFer1_v1.p, whole genome shotgun sequence genome has a window encoding:
- the LOC117021390 gene encoding claudin-22, giving the protein MALVFRTVAQLAGISLSLLGWVLSCLTNYLPLWKNLNLDLNEMENWTMGLWQTCVIQEEVGMQCKDFDSFLALPAELRISRILMFLSNGLGFLGLLVSGFGLDCLRIGERQQELKKRLLILGGILFWTAGIAALVPVSWVAHRTVQEFWDETIPEIVPRWEFGEALFIGWFAGFSLLLGGCLLNCAACSTQAPLASGHYAVAETQYLHQHLEMKNTHLKI; this is encoded by the coding sequence ATGGCTTTAGTATTTAGAACGGTGGCACAATTGGCTGGAATTTCATTATCTTTGCTGGGATGGGTTTTATCCTGTCTTACAAACTACCTGCCACTTTGGAAAAACCTCAACCTGgacttaaatgaaatggaaaactggACCATGGGACTCTGGCAAACCTGCGTCATCCAAGAAGAAGTGGGGATGCAGTGCAAGGACTTTGATTCTTTCCTGGCTCTGCCTGCCGAGCTCAGAATCTCCAGGATTTTAATGTTTCTGTCAAATGGGCTCGGATTTCTGGGCCTGTTGGTCTCTGGGTTTGGGCTGGACTGCTTGAGAATTGGAGAGAGACAGCAAGAGCTCAAGAAACGACTGTTAATCCTGGGAGGAATTCTCTTCTGGACAGCAGGCATCGCAGCCCTTGTTCCAGTGTCCTGGGTCGCCCACAGGACAGTCCAGGAGTTCTGGGATGAGACCATCCCAGAGATCGTGCCCAGGTGGGAGTTTGGGGAAGCACTCTTCATCGGCTGGTTTGCTGGGTTTTCTCTCCTCCTAGGAGGGTGTCTGCTAAACTGTGCGGCCTGCTCCACCCAAGCTCCTCTAGCTTCTGGCCACTACGCAGTGGCAGAAACACAGTATCTCCATCAACACCTGGAGATGAAAAACACTCACCTGAAAATCTAA
- the CLDN24 gene encoding putative claudin-24 produces the protein MAFVFRVAMQFVGLLLSLLGWVLSIITTYLPHWKNLNLDLNEMENWTMGLWQTCVIQEEVGRQCKDFDSFLALPAELRISRILMFLSNGLGFLGLLVSGFGLDCLRIGERQQELKKRLLILGGILFWTAGIAALVPVSWVAHRTVQEFWDETIPEIVPRWEFGEALFIGWFAGFSLLLGGCLLNCAACSTQAPLASGHYAVAETQCPCLENATAGPKV, from the coding sequence ATGGCTTTCGTCTTTAGAGTAGCAATGCAATTTGTTGGACTTTTATTATCTTTGCTGGGATGGGTTTTATCCATTATTACAACTTATCTGCCACATTGGAAAAACCTCAACCTGgacttaaatgaaatggaaaactggACCATGGGACTCTGGCAAACCTGCGTCATCCAAGAGGAAGTGGGGAGGCAATGCAAGGACTTTGATTCTTTCCTGGCTCTGCCTGCCGAGCTCAGAATCTCCAGGATTTTAATGTTTCTGTCAAATGGGCTCGGATTTCTGGGCCTGTTGGTCTCTGGGTTTGGGCTGGACTGCTTGAGAATTGGAGAGAGACAGCAAGAGCTCAAGAAACGACTGTTAATCCTGGGAGGAATTCTCTTCTGGACAGCAGGCATCGCAGCCCTTGTTCCAGTGTCCTGGGTCGCCCACAGGACAGTCCAGGAGTTCTGGGATGAGACCATCCCAGAGATCGTGCCCAGGTGGGAGTTTGGGGAAGCACTCTTCATCGGCTGGTTTGCTGGGTTTTCTCTCCTCCTAGGAGGGTGTCTGCTAAACTGTGCGGCCTGCTCCACCCAAGCTCCTCTAGCTTCTGGCCACTACGCAGTGGCAGAAACACAGTGTCCATGCCTGGAAAATGCAACTGCAGGTCCTAAAGTGTGA